Proteins encoded within one genomic window of Humulus lupulus chromosome 1, drHumLupu1.1, whole genome shotgun sequence:
- the LOC133812761 gene encoding RNA demethylase ALKBH9B, whose product MADRRVEQADPFLRKYQSSELKIASEFLTTWLPFLSRDLCHGCTDILSDRIRSLESEVDGDSELLQSDANLNASVSDNSKLMEQISDNQAEHFDGNSVGSGKDRDDTNSLGSWKDGENGSSEPVHEPSSEGACEPSSMETPSPRMSWADMALEDELEEEGGDEEEEEDQQSSKRVVNDNVSTGELRTSKVIQKPKLSREQREYIRFTSVQRKKDFICLERIEGKIVNIVDGLELHTGIFSAAEQKRIVDYVYMLEEKGRRGELKERTFTAPQKWMRGKGRVTIQFGCCYNYATDRKGNPPGILSKENVDPLPDLFKVIIRRLVKWHVLPPTCVPDSCIVNIYEEGDCIPPHIDNHDFVRPFCTVSFLSEWKMLFGSNLKVVGPGEFDGPYAIPLPVGSVLVLNGNGADVAKHCVPAVPKKRISITFRRMDEWKRPNDYAPEPDLEGIEPLPYDVAEKSNGPQVVEHHRRRYPNRRGGQNNMAARGSAGRSDFSPHSETHYPYRGQRGPGNWRRSG is encoded by the exons ATGGCCGATCGCCGAGTCGAACAGGCCGACCCCTTCCTCCGAAAGTACCAGTCTTCAGAGCTTAAAATCGCTTCCGAGTTTCTCACCACTTGGCTTCCTTTCCTCTCCAGAGATCTTTGCCATGGTTGCACCGACATCCTTTCCGATCGTATTCGCTCTCTCGAATCAG AGGTCGACGGTGATTCAGAATTGTTACAATCTGATGCGAATTTAAACGCTTCTGTATCGGATAATTCGAAATTGATGGAGCAGATTAGTGATAATCAAGCGGAACATTTTGATGGGAATTCAGTAGGGAGTGGGAAAGATAGGGATGATACCAATTCATTGGGTAGTTGGAAAGATGGGGAGAATGGGTCATCTGAACCTGTTCATGAACCTTCAAGTGAAGGGGCTTGTGAGCCTTCTTCTATGGAGACTCCCAGTCCTCGAATGTCTTGGGCTGACATGGCCCTAGAGGATGAACTTGAAGAAGAGGGTGgggacgaagaagaagaagaagaccaacAATCGAGCAAGCGAGTGGTCAATGATAATGTTTCAACTGGAGAACTGAGGACATCTAAGGTTATTCAAAAGCCCAAATTGTCTAGGGAACAGAGGGAGTACATTAGGTTCACGAGTGTACAGAGGAAGAAGGATTTTATCTGCTTGGAGAGGATCGAAGGCAAAATAGTGAACATTGTTGATGGACTTGAACTCCACACGGGAATTTTCAGTGCTGCAGAACAGAAGAGGATAGTAGATTATGTTTACATGCTTGAGGAGAAAGGCAGAAGGGGAGAACTGAAAG AACGCACTTTTACCGCTCCTCAAAAGTGGATGAGGGGAAAGGGACGTGTTACCATTCAGTTTGGGTGCTGCTACAACTATGCAACG GATAGAAAGGGTAACCCTCCTGGGATTCTCTCGAAGGAAAATGTAGATCCACTACCTGATCTTTTCAAGGTCATTATAAGGAGGCTAGTGAAGTGGCATGTACTTCCCCCAACTTGTGTACCTGACAGTTGCATTGTCAACATTTATGAAGAGGGGGACTGCATACCTCCTCATATTGACAATCACGACTTTGTTCGACCATTCTGCACAGTATCATTTCTTAGTGAATGGAAGATGCTTTTCGGATCAAACTTGAAAGTTGTTGGTCCGGGTGAGTTTGATGGGCCATATGCGATTCCTCTGCCCGTGGG ATCTGTTCTTGTTCTGAATGGAAATGGAGCCGATGTTGCTAAGCATTGTGTGCCTGCAGTACCAAAAAAGAG GATATCTATTACATTTAGAAGAATGGATGAATGGAAACGACCAAATGACTATGCCCCAGAACCTGACTTGGAGGGAATTGAACCATTGCCTTATGATGTTGCAGAGAAGTCAAATGGTCCTCAAGTAGTGGAACACCACAGAAGGAGATATCCAAACAGAAGAGGAGGTCAAAATAACATGGCTGCAAGGGGATCTGCTGGGAGAAGTGACTTTTCCCCCCATTCGGAAACTCACTACCCATACCGGGGTCAACGAGGGCCAGGAAATTGGCGAAGATCAGGTTGA
- the LOC133781742 gene encoding protein WUSCHEL — MEVSQQTNEDGHGGGSPRQQQQVVQQQGSSSSGGFLCRQSSTRWTPTTDQISILKDLYYNNGVRSPTAEQIQRISARLRQYGKIEGKNVFYWFQNHKARERQKKRFTTTTNSTTNTTTSTATATDSTLHHPMQRGVINPNVWKPHHHQYQSFNNHNKFSPAPNNNNNNNSSTMLGAGQMGHFGYGGVNFRECGSSGVNGHNFGWVGVDPYSSTYNTLFEKRSITFDEEEEEEEDNNIEVEYEEIHSPEIETLPLFPMHAEDINGYSNNFKPNYSGGAAYYSGWFCPDDGGRGGSRASLELRLNSYSRGSPDSF, encoded by the exons ATGGAAGTTTCTCAACAAACCAACGAAGATGGCCATGGTGGTGGGTCACCGAGGCAACAACAGCAGGTGGTGCAACAACAAGGGTCTTCTTCTTCAGGTGGGTTTCTGTGTAGACAGAGCAGTACTCGATGGACTCCGACCACTGACCAGATTAGTATACTCAAAGACCTTTACTACAACAATGGGGTTCGGTCCCCAACTGCCGAGCAGATTCAGAGGATCTCTGCTCGTTTAAGGCAGTACGGTAAGATCGAGGGTAAGAATGTCTTTTACTGGTTTCAGAACCATAAAGCTAGAGAAAGACAGAAGAAGAGGTTCACTACAACTACTAATTCTACTACGAACACTAccacttctactgctactgctactgattCAACTCTTCATCATCCCATGCAAAGAGGAGTGATCAATCCAAACGTTTGGAAACCTCATCATCATCAATACCAATCTTTCAATAATCACAACAAGTTCTCTCCTG ctcctaataataataataataataattcttcGACCATGCTTGGAGCTGGTCAGATGGGGCACTTTGGATATGGAGGTGTGAATTTTAGG gagTGTGGTAGCAGTGGAGTCAATGGCCACAACTTTGGATGGGTTGGTGTGGATCCTTATTCTTCAACTTACAACACTTTGTTTGAAAAAAGATCGATAActtttgatgaagaagaagaagaagaagaagataacaaTATTGAAGTAGAATATGAAGAAATTCATTCCCCAGAGATTGAAACACTCCCTCTTTTTCCCATGCACGCTGAGGACATCAATGGCTACTCCAACAATTTCAAGCCCAACTACTCCGGCGGCGCCGCCTACTACTCAGGCTGGTTTTGTCCCGACGACGGTGGCCGCGGCGGTTCCCGGGCTTCCCTAGAGCTACGCCTCAACTCCTACAGCCGTGGCTCGCCGGACtccttttaa